The stretch of DNA tgtcaggattcaatctcaatctgttagccgccatccatcctccaaccgcctccaagcactcacacaggaccttcaccgccttcactggttctgatttaaaagagaggtagagctgggtatcatcagcatactgatggacacccagcccaaaccccctgatgatctctcccagcggctgcatatagatgttaaaaagcatgggggagaggacagaaccctgaggcaccccacaagtgagcgcccaggggtctgaacactcatcccccaccaccactttctgaacacggcccaggaggaaggagcggaaccactgcatgacagtgcccccagctcccaagccctctagacggtgcagaaggatgttatggtcgatggtgtcaaaagccgctgagagatccagcagaacaaggaaacagctcttacctttgtccctagcccgccggagatcatcgaccagtgcgaccaaggcagtttcagtcccatgatgaggcctgaatcctgactggaagggatccaaatggtccgcttcttccaggcgtgcctggagttgttccgcaaccactcgctcaatcaccttgcccaagaatggaagatttgagactgggcgatagttggccatattggccggatctaaagatggttttttaagaagcggtttaataaccgcctctttcagcgggtctgggaaggctccctcatggagagaagcatttaccaacccgcgaagcccagcccttcctggctagcttttataagccaggatgggcaaggatcaaggagacaggtggttggtttcattcgtctaagcagcctgtccacatcctcggaggtaacagattgaaattgatcccacaaaacttgactagacaggactctagcactcccccgccctggccctgctcccacggtggagtctacctcttcccgaatctgagcgactttatctgcaaaaaactttgcaaaatcattgcaggagatcatgtggcccgtactgggcccggatggagcaggtggttccgctaaattgcgaaccacctggaagagtctcctgctgctgttttctgcagatgcgatggagacggtgaagaaggtcctcttcgccgtcgccattgccacttggtaggctcgaacttgagctctagcccgtgtccggtctgattcaaaatgagttttccgccaccgacgctctagccgtctcaacgactgtttcattgccctcagcgccggggaaaaccacggggctgtccgggctccatgcaatctgagagggcgcttcggagccagacagtcaatagcgctggttaactccgcattccagcgggccaccagggaatcagctgaaaggccatcgacatgggataaaacatcccctaccactctttggaagccaattggatccattaagtagcgggggcggaccatccgaatcggtcccacctccctgcagaggggaagggttgcggagaagtccagttgcaccagaaagtgatctgaccatggcacttcttttgtttcgcttttacttaatgtcagatcaccaacatccatagaggtaaacaccaagtccaaggcatgtccgcggctatgagttgggccagacttattcagggacagccccatggtggccatgctttccacgaagtcccgagcggctccttgtaaggtcgtgtcggcatggatgttaaaatcccctaagacaaccaagctaggtgtctccaggagcacatccgacacgacctgaagcagctcgggcagggaatccttggtgcagcggggaggtcggtacaccaaaaggaatcctgtactgcctctattgcccaacttccagaacatgcactcagagaactgggtcttcccaataggacgcctggtgcaaactaatgacttcctaaaaatcactgcaaccccccctccccgcccagatggcctgggttgctgtgcataagagaaacctggtgggcaagcagcgccaagaacgggcccatcggcttcctccaaccaggtctctgtcacacatgccaggtcaaatcctccatccacaatcaggtcgtgaatggcggtggtcttattcatcatcgacctggcattgcacagcagcaccttcaggtcatgtgggtatcccttgcctattccaatatccgtccggtcaggaccagacctggaggcagggatagtcctcagacacgactaattgatgcagcccagaattgcattggcttttttagctgctgcatcacactgttgactcatgtcaagtttgtggtctaccaagactactagatccttttcacatgtactgctctcaagccaggtgtcacccatcctgtatttgtacctttcgtttgttttttttgcccaagtgtagtactttacatttctccttgttaaaattcatcttgtttgctttggcccagttgtctaatctgttaaggtcattttgaagtgtgattctgtcctctggggtgttagccacccctcccaatttggtgtcatctgaagaagagccattgatgagcaccctttgggttcggtcagtaagccagttacaaatccactgaatggtagcattgtctagcccacattttaccagcttctttacaagagttcattctgtgctttaacttttctgactttgtctctacacgtatacacatccctgacatataacgccactcctcctcctttcctgtttggtctactTCTactactggatggcccttgtggtctcttccaactctatgattctatgattctacctgctTCCATCCAGTTTTTCCACATTACCATATTTTTATCAGTTTTTAATATAGGGTTTCCCCACAATGTGAGTTTGGCATGCAAGTATGgatcaaatttatttttatctcctttattggcattaAAAAGTGCCAGATTAACCTGGTGGTGCAGTTCAGCTTTTGATATTGCTTTCACTGTGGAGCAAAGGAACCAAtttctaggggccaaggtcccttcagttCACTGTAAGATATTATAGGGAGCTGAATCCCCCCAAAGTTGAttgacattgccattcaaatgcagGGTTGctattatgttatatattttgtgtttttatgttgtaaaccaccctgtgatcttggaatgaagggtggtatataattttaattaataataagaaaaaataagaaaagtcTAAAGGGATGTATGTTGGGGGGAATCTTAATTTCACCCATAGGctaatggggtctgaactggcagtagTGAACCAAGAACAAGACCATGGGGGTCACAGCAGGTAGTTCCATGTATTTGTCTTTCCCTAGTGTGcatccatgctagggatcattaggaaaggaattggaaGTAAAACTGCCAACATCATattgccattatacaaatctatggtgcaaccataCTTTGACTACTGGTCACTCCCCTCGGAAATgatattttagagttggaaaagggaAAGCAATGTGATCAAGGGAACGgaacaactcccctatgaggcaAGATTAGTTtggggggctttttagtttagtaaGAACTATTTGACatttataataacaataacaataatcacATTTGGCAGTGTCTAGAACCCTCCCACTTAGCCCAAGATGCcaccaaagaagaaaaacaccAAACCAAAGAAGAAAGCCAAGAAGAAAGCAGCCAAGGATGCAGCCAAGGGGCAAACAAGTTCCTTGCCATACGTCAGCGAGAGGGAGATATACCTGCAGAAGGAATTTGAAACCTTGACAGAGCACATCAAAACATACACTCAGCGTGTGAGGAATTTTCAGTGGGAAAACGAGTTCCTGGACAAGGAAGCCCAAAAGATCAAAGATATCAACAAAGTCTACATCTCCTACATAAACAGACGCACCCTCCGCAACCAGAACGCCATCATTTCTCTGAATGACCAGAATCTCTCAGAATTAATCCAGATCCGGAAGGAGAGGGCAAAGCTGACCACTGAGTaccaggaaaaggagagagaggtgaGGCACCAGCTGATTGAGATGGAGACAAAGATCTCCCTCGTGAACAGGGAAATTGAAGCCCTGCAGCCTTACCAggagctacagcagcagcagctggcgcGGATCCGGGACCTGGAGAAGGAGCTGCTGGTCATGAAAGTGCTGCACGCAGAGCAAATGCACAAGCTCAAGAGTGAGTATGTACAGCAGG from Zootoca vivipara chromosome 8, rZooViv1.1, whole genome shotgun sequence encodes:
- the CCDC166 gene encoding coiled-coil domain-containing protein 166 encodes the protein MPPKKKNTKPKKKAKKKAAKDAAKGQTSSLPYVSEREIYLQKEFETLTEHIKTYTQRVRNFQWENEFLDKEAQKIKDINKVYISYINRRTLRNQNAIISLNDQNLSELIQIRKERAKLTTEYQEKEREVRHQLIEMETKISLVNREIEALQPYQELQQQQLARIRDLEKELLVMKVLHAEQMHKLKSEYVQQVTDYEMQAQLKIQALARLAEKEAVRSLIRHTKQVKADNWRLRHELVDLIREAKVLKSIVFHLKAQQQLLLREHQYRQDLARLRRWLRHRGARLVIPSGTSFRCTTPIRSRVIATQESSSRFLTAGEQVPRLQPDAQESSSSLRIPSASLPTKYQ